The stretch of DNA TGAATGTAAAAAATATATTTCTAATCCAAACATAGAAATACAAATATCAGGATTCTCCTCTATAATTAATTCAGTGACTTTTTGAATATGTTCTTTATTCTTAATCTTATTATTTTGAACATTTAAATAATGAATTTTTATTTCAGGAGAGAATGTAAAGAAAGGAGGTTTATTTCCTTTTTCAAGTGTCACTATACCAACATCATAACCTTTATCAACAAAATAATTAGCTTTTACAGATAAAACTCTTTCTACCCCTCCTGGTGTATCAATACGATCAATAAAATAAAGTATTTTCATTATTCTTCTTGTAAATCTTTAAAAATGGTATCCCATTTAGGCATAATAATGTCTTGAGAAAATCGTTTCACATTTTCTTTAGCCTTTTGTCCCATCTGCTTACGCAAATTATCATCTTCCATTACTTTTCTTAATTTCAATGATAAATCATAAGCATCTTGAGGATTCGCTAACAAACCATCTTCTCCATCTTGAATAATTTCTGAGGGGCCACAAGGACAATCAAAAGAAACCAATGCTAAACCATGCCAAGCAGCTTCAGTTAAAACTAATCCGAAACCTTCATAACGAGATGATAAAGCATATATTGAACTTGTTAAGTATTCTTCTTTTAACTTAAGAGTTGGAGGTAATATTTTAACTTGTTCTTTTAAATCAAATTTTTCAACAATCGGATCTAAATAATCTGTTTTAGATCTTCTACCAATAATTTTTAATTTCCAATCCGGAAAATCATCTTTTAAATAGGACCATGCTTCTATTAAGTATTCAAATGCTTTAATAAAATTGGTTTTCCCTACAGCAATAACCGTTTTTTGTTTATAATTATCATTAGTTTCTATCTCCTCTGAAACAGTAAGTGGATTATAAACATATTCTGCATTATTTAAATTCCATGATTTTAAATCTCTTTTCGTTGAAAAAATAGCTCTATCATATTTTGAAAAAACTTTATGATATCTTTTCAATTCAAAATTTTCAAAAAAGAATTTAGTTAATTTAGGAAATTTGGCAGTTTCAGTCTGAATCAAAATTCCTTCTCTAGAAAAATGATATTCTACAATCTTTTTACTTTGATCTTTAATTTTATATACTATATCATGATCAAAATTAAAAAGTGAAATTGCAAAATCTACTTTTAATTCATTTAATAAATTAGTAGCTTTTTCTAAATACTCTTTTTTTAATTCTTTAATTTTTAACCTTTTTTTTAAAAAATTAGATTGTTTTGCTATCTCCTCTAAATGAATATCTAAATTAAAAACTTTTATTTTATCATTCAACGGAAAAAAAGGAGTACTATTCTCTTTATCTGTAGTTATAATATAAACTTCATATTTCTTTACTTTAGCAAAATAGTTTGCTTTTAAAGATAAAATACGTTCCATACCTCCTGGTGTAGACAAGCGATCAATAAAATATACTATTTTCATTATATCTTATATTTATGGTAAATAAATTTCATATCTGATAGAATAGCTTTTCTTTGTTTATATAAATTTTTTATAATAAACCATAAATAACCACTCGTTATTGACTGTGTAAAAGATAAATTATCATACCTTTTTTTCATCATTTTAAATTCCCAATCTGTATAATATTTAGTATTAGGAAATTTTTCTTTTCTTCTTTTAATTGCCTTTTCTATTACTAAAAAGCTACTTTCAGCTGCTTTTTTAACATCACTAGACAAAGAATTTTTATGACTTCTCCTATAATAATATAATGGTATATCTAAACAAATTGGTTTTCCTAGCTCTTCTAACTTAAAATATAAATCTGTATCTTCTCCAGCTGTAACATTTTCAATTTTATCGATTTGAGAATATAATTCTTTTCTAAATAAAACTAGGGGTGTTATACCAGGACAAGTCATATGACTTTCACCTTCGGGAATAGGTTTTGGATAACTTGATAATTTCCAATTTTCTAGATTTTCATCACATAAATAAAAAGGCGAATGAACTATAGATGCTTCAGGAAATTCTAAATGTTTATTATATAATAGTTGCAATGCATATTGAGAAATAGCATCATCAGAATCTAAAAACGTAACATACTCCCCCTTTGCTTCTTTTAAAAGTCTATCTCTAGTAAAGGCAATTCCTTCATTCTTATCATTAACAGAATATCGAATTCTTTTATCTTTGACTAACAAATTATTAATTATATCAACACTATTATCCGTTGAACAGTCATCAACTATATATATTTCAAAATCTTGATAAGTCTGAACTAAAATACTATTAATACATTCTTCAATGTATCTTCCATTATTATAATTTGCTATTAAAACTGAAATCATAAATTTTCTTTTTCAAAATAATAGGGTAAATCTGGATATAATTTTGCTTTTTTGGATCCTATAAATAATTGTATTCCTTTTGGTTTCAATATTAAATCATTAAATTCTTTAATATATTCATCTCCTGGTACGAACCCTCCTTTATAATTTTTAGGATCTGCATTACCATGGTTCTTATCTTTTTTATCATTAGGAACAAAATCTCTCAAATATTGAATATTAGCTACCTTATCATATTCAGAAATTTCATAGAAATAACGACTATTATTCATATCCAATCCTAAACAAATTATTTCTTTATATCCTTCTAAGTAACAAAAGTTTAAAATTTTATTAATCGATCCTAAATGATGTATTAATGTTTCATTATTTAGTGGAAAAATTTTACTTTTTTCGCGAAACTTAATTAGATCAAATAATATTCTTTTATTAGGGATTGAATGGAAATAAGGTACTTGACAATAATAGTCTTTTAAATATTCAAAATTAGAAAATTCTTCCTTATCAAGTATATGTGCTTTAATATTTAAATAACTAAAAATCTGTGGTATATTTTGATAAATCGCATCATTTTTCCAATTCTTATATGCAATTTCTCTAATTTCCTTCATTTTTGCAAATTCTAAAAAAGCAATTGTTGGTTTAAAATTTTTGTTCATAAAAGATTGGTTAAGGCATATAATATCATGTTTATTAATATGCTTCCACTGTTCTTCTGATATATCATTTATCGAGGTTCCTGATCCTACTATAAAAACGGTATCAGATTTCTTATACTTCGAATAATCTAAAGTTTTTATGTTCGGCCATTCTGAATTATTTAATTCTTTCCTAGCAAAATACGATGGTATATCTCTTTTAAGGAAGTATAGAGTATCTTTATAAGAAAAAGATTCTTTTCTATACTTAATTTTTATAAATACATATAATGGGACACAAATTATGTTATAAAGTATATTTTTTATCATTTCTGTTTTTTAATAAAGTTCAAAAGTAAAATAAATAGCAATAACAGTATCAAAATATAAATAGAAATTTTAATCATTATATTCTGATTAACAATAAAAAAAGCTACTAGTGTCATAAAAATAGTAATCAATAAAGATTCAACAGGTCTATAATTTACTTTTGAAAAATTTTTAAATTCTTTCAGTAAAAAACCTCTGTAGCTTAAATAAGTAACCCCTATAAAATAACCTACAGCTACTCCATAAATACCATAGATTGGTGTTACAATCAGATATATCAGTACTGTTAAAATTCCTCCTATAAAAGAAACTTTCCATAATTCTTTTGTCTTTTCTGTAAAAAATAAAACGGAGGTCGAAGCCATATACATAGGTTTATGATTAACAATCATAACAAGTATTATAACTAGATAATAGGAATCTTTTAATGTTTGATTTCTCATCAAAAAATCAACAAGTTCTTTTGAAAATATAGCTATTCCAAAAGTACCCGCAAAAACTAAAATTTGTACTATTCTTATTAAATATAATACTCTAATTTCATTCTTTTCCCTGTATTCTTTCATTATAATAGGACTCAATGCCTTATTAATTGCAAAAGAGGACAAATCTGCATAGCTATATAATTTTTCTGCAAAATTATATTTTCCTATTAAACCTATATTAACGTTATAACGATCCATTATTATTTTATTGGAAGACCCTATTAAAAAACTTCCATAACTATGAAAAACAGTAGGTAGTGAAATTTTTAAATATTGAATTATCAATCTTCTTTTAAAATTAAATATAGGTTTAATTCCTAATTTCATTAATGGATACCAACATGAAAAATTCCAGAATAATGTTCCTATAAAGGTGGCGTAAAACCATCCCATATATCCCATTTTATAAAACCGAATAAATACTACATTAAAAAAAATTGTTATTAAAGAAGTTAATATTGTTCTTATTGTTATTGGTAAAGGTTTTTCTTCTAATTGATAGTAAAATAATGCCATATTTGAAACAGGACCAAAAAATAACACTGGAAAAATTAATAAGAAAAGAATTAAGTATTTGTTATCTCCAACTTCATCAGGCATCAAAACATACAAAATAACAAACTGCAAAAAGGCATATACAATCGTCCACAAAATTAAAAACCCATAAATTTGACGCCAAATCATGATATATCTATCAGGATGTTTAACATATGTATTGACCAATATTACACCAAAACCTAGTATAGAAAAAGCTCCTAAAAATGCTGAATAAGACATTATAGTTCCATGTATACCATAATCAACATCAGTTAAAAACTCTGTTATAAAGGGTAGCACAAAAAAACCAATGACTTTTGGTATTTGTGGTCCTAAACCGTATATAAATGAATTTAAAAAAAGTCTTTTTAGCATTCAAAGATTATTTATTAAGCTATCCTTTTATATAATACTACGTACAATACAAAATGCTTCAGCATAATTTTTCCCAACAATAATTCCTCGTTGTTGAGCTAATATTTTAAGAGCTTCTGGTGATCTTGGATGTGGAAAAGATCTTTTTTCAAACTCATAAGCTTCCATACCTTTAATTTTTGCCTCAACATCTTGCTTACTAACCTCTATAAACAAATTTGGAATAAATTTTCTTGGTTCAGATGAAGCTATCCATTCTGTTCCTGATGGTGTCTCAAAAGTAATAATTGTATGAACTTTTTCATGACTCATGGGTCTTGTTGCTGTAACTACAGCTTCAAAAGTTCTTTGATGATCGATATTAACATCCCCTCCATGATGGGTGAAAATAATTTCAGGATTAAATTCTTCCTTTTCTTTTTCTATAACCTTTATAATATCCAATAAATCTACTGAGTCAAATCGATTATCTGGAAAATCATAAATACCTACTGACTCATATCCTATCGATTTTCTAGCTTCTTCAATATTTTGGCGATGGATTGTTAATTCTTCTTGCCATTTTTCTTGATCTCTTATGTCAGAGCGTGATGTGATACCTTCTCCTAAAATAATTGCTCTAATAACACAATTATGCTCATGAATCAATTTATGCATAGTTGCTCCTAACCCCAACAATTCATCATCAGGATGAGCTACAACTACTAATATTTTCTTATTTTCAAAAATCATAATCTATATCCTCTTTTTGTAATCGATCTCCCAAAAAAAGATCTTTTTTCACTTTTTTACCTATAATAACTTCTAAATATTTAGGTGGTAATCCAAACCCTGGGCGTACAGATCGAACATTATCATGGCTAATATAATCACCTTTTGAAATATTTTTAGAAACATATAAAGATCTTGAAAATCTTTTTCCAGAAATTTGTTTAGATGTTAAGTCATAAGTGACTTTCCCCAGTGCTGATTCAGCTTGCCTTACTTTTTCAACCATATCTGTAAATTCTTTTTCATCCATTGAAAAAGAAGCATCTGGGCCACCTATTTCCTTATTTAAAATAAAATGCTTTTCTATTACTCTAGCCCCCATAGCTACTGACAATACAGGTATTAAACTTCCTAATGTATGGTCTGATAGACCTACTTTCACGTTAAAATCTTTACCAAATTGTTTTATCATCATTAAATTAGCTTCTTCAATAGGAGCAGGATAAGATGAAGTACATTTTAATAAAGTTATATCTGTACATCCCTCTTCTCTACATGTTTCTACTGCTAATTTTATATCATTATAATCGGCAATTCCTGTTGATATTATCACAGGTTTTCCTTTAGAAGCAACATATTTCAATAAAGGTATATCGGTTATTTCAAAAGAAGCAATTTTATAAATAGGACAATCTAAATCTTCTAAAAAATCAACAGCAGTTAAATCAAAAGGGGTTGAAAAACAAATTAACCCTTCTCGTTTTGCTTCATCAAATAATTCTTTATGCCATTCCCATGGCAAACTAGCTTCTTCATATAATTCATATAAATTCTTCCCATCCCATATTGTTCCTCCTTGTACAATAAAATCATCTTTTGAAGAATTAAGTGTCATAGTATCTGGAGTATAAGTTTGCATCTTTATTGCATCTGCTCCAGCTCTCTTCGCAGCTCTAATTGTTTCTTTAGCAATATTAATATCACCTCCATGATTAGCTGACAATTCTGCTATTATAAATACTTTATCAGACATATTTTTATTCATTCTCTTTTTTTTGATTAATTATTATTTTTGCATCTGCAATAATTGTTTGGTCTGCTTTTAAAGAAGCTCTAGTAAATTCTATTTTAAAATTATCTGTTTTAATATAAGCTTTAGGATACCCTTCTGCATCTAACATTCTTATATAATCATATATTCTCTCTATATCTGAAAATGATGTTATATCGCTCTGATTTGCCACTCTCCTTTTAAACTCTACAATTTTTCCTTTCTGCTCAATAGGATTCAAATCTTTTTCAATGATTTCTTTAATCATTGTTTTAATTAAATTATTAGATCGATAAAAGATTTCTTCAGCAGTACCATAAAGTGATAAATCTTTTTTTAAATAGATTGGTCCTCCATCTAATTCTTTAACAACTTTTAGTGCTGATATTTTTGTTTCTTTAAATCCTCTATCTATTAAGTTTTGCAATGGACTCCCTCCTCTTCCAAATGGTAAATCAGTCATATGGAATACAACACATTCAAAATTAGCAAAAATTTCCTCAGGAATTATATAAGACCAATGAGGAATGAAAATTTTATCTATTCTACTATCTACTAAGTTTTTATATGTAAAATCTTTCTTTTCACGAATAAAGACCCATTCTATGTTATCAGAAGATAGTTCTTCTACTAAACTTTTATTCCACTTTTTCTCAGATAGTATAGCAAACTTTCTTTTCATATTATTTTAAATTTAAATCAAACATTTATTCAATTTTATATTTTTAATAAAAGTTCATAATTATTTGAATTTTCTTTTACAACCTTAAAATTAAATTGATAATGAAGAGTCAATGACTTTACATTATCCTTTAAAACTTCTGCTTTTATTTTTTTTAATCCTAATTCTTCAAAAAATAACTTTAATGTTGCTGTTAACATTTTTTTTCCATAACCCATTCCCATTAATTCTGGATTTAAAAAAAAACCCCAAAAAGCTTCCTTACTTTCTAAATCATATTTGTTAATATAAACAGCTCCAATAATCTGATCTTTTTTATTTACTGTCCAATAAAAATTTTTATCATTTTTACTTAATTTTTCAATAAAATCAAAATGGTCTCTTTCACTGATAATATCAGAATTTGTCATCATATTTCTAACTGATATATCATTTCTCATTTTCAATACCTCCCTCTTTTCTTCTATTGAAAGTTTAAAATAATTTTTAAATGTAAAATCTTCAATTATATAATCTTTATCTCTATCAATTAATAACATATAAAATTTTATATTAAGTATTACTAATTTCTACAAAATGTTTTTTATGGTTTTCTTTACTTTTTTGTATTTTTTCCATAAAGCTTTTATCCAAATCTTTTCTTAAGCATTCATCCAAATCGATCTTTAATCGATCTTTATCTAAAATATTTAAATCACCATAACCATTCACATACCCATTATCATTTAAATATTTAAACATATACTCTTGATTATCAATATAATAACCAGATACCACATTAATTCCTAAAGCTAGTGCTTCTATACACATTGAACTAGAAGGCAATATACCCGAACAAGCTCTTTTCATCAAATCACTTACTTCTTTAGAGCTTAATTTGCTATATAATTGAATATTTTCATATTTTCTCGCAAATTCTTCTACATCAAAATATTTCTCATTTTGATCATTTAATATTATATTGATTTTATATGACAAATGATATTTTAAATCAATAGTCATCTTAACATATTCATATGTTAGATTATTAAAATCTGTACCTCCAAAAGCTATTAAAATTTCCTTTTTTTTATCCATTTGTTCAATTAATAAAAAATCTTTTCTTAGTAAAGCATTTTCTAATCCTAAAAAAAGCTTTGTATAACTTTCTTTTGAATAAGACTTATAAGATGTAATATCAATCTGGTTAATAATTGCATCTGCTACAAAATGTCGATCAGCAAGGTCATCAATACAAACTAATTTGCAACCAGATTTTTTAATTTTTTGTTGGTAATCTGTTGAAAAAAAATAATTATCGAGAACTACAATTTCATCTCCCTCTAACATAGTAAGAAATTGATTAAAATGAGTTTCATCTTCTTCAAGTTTTATCCTTTTATGGCAAATCTTATTAATTTCTTCTTCAATAAAAGAATTCAAAAAACGTGTAACGAAAACACATTCAAAATCATTCCTTAATGATTCTGCTAAAGCCAACAAACGTATAACATGTCCATATCCTATATCTTGACTCGCATCAGCACGAAATAAAATTTTTTTCATCCGATCAAACCTTTTTTTGAATTATTTCTTTATTTATTTCAAAAATCCAATGTTCTCTTTCATATAACATAACAATATCATCTAAATTGAACGCTATATTAGGTTGAAAATACTTGAATAAAGCACATTGTGTTAGATAATCTTCTTTAGTATCAACTGTTAATCTCAATTTATCTAAACCAGAATAATGAAAATCCTTAAAAAAATTCAATTTATAATGATTTGGATTATTTTTAAAAAATAGAGTAACGTGTTCCTTTTCTTCTAAAGTCAACTTATCTTCTTGTAAGTTTTCAAAGCAATAACCTGAAATAACCTCTATATTCATTCCTAGAGGATAACTAATAGAATAAGTATAATCTGCTTTCTTTTCAATATGATCATTAATTACTTTATCGATTAATTCGTGATGAACACACGGATTGTCTGCTGTTAAGCGAACAATATAATCATATTTAAATTTTGATTGTACAGCAACAAACCTACTTAAAACATCATTTTCATCTCCTCTAAAAAGAGATATATTATTTTTAGTTTTTATATGGTTTTCTAACTGATCATCTTTTTTATTTATGGATGTTACTACTTCAATAGCATTAATATATTTTGATGCACCTATCCTATCAATAATAACATCAATTATTGTAGTCTTAGATGAATAAGGTAATTTTTTCAATATTTTACCTGGAAGCCTAGTAGAGCCCATCCTAGCTTGAATAACAGCGGCTATTTTATATTTATGTTGTTGTCCATCCTCCATCTACAGCTATATTTTGACCTGTTACATAATTGGAACTATCACTCGATAAAAAAACACAAACTCCTTGTAATTCTTCAGGACTTCCAATTCTTCCTAATAATGTTTTGGCTGACAAATTGGTTATAAAGGTTTCTGATTTTTGTACTTCTATTGAAGGGAAAGGTCCTGGGGAAATAGCATTAACACAAATATTTTCTCTTCCTAATAATGAAGCAAAATACTTAGTCAATTGGATAACACCTGCCTTTGCTGCTCCATATTGGGGTGGATTCAAAAACATCTCATTATCTTTATACACTTTAAAATCCGGAGAAACCATACCATACATAGATGCTATATTTATTATTTTTCCTTTTCCTTGTTTTCTAAAAATAGGTATAATAGATTTAATACATTTATGAACGCTATCTAAAGTTCCTTCTATCCCTATTCTAAAGGCATCATCATCAAAATCATCCATTTCTCCTCCTGCAATAGCATAAAAAGCATTGTTTATGAGTACATCTATTTTACCATACTTCTTTTCTATATCTAAAAAAATATTTTTGATAGTCGTAGAAGACGAACTTATATCAAATTTTTCAAAATCTGGTTTGTCTAATTCATTTTTAAAAACATCATCAAATCGTTCTTTTGATCTTCCTAAAACTATCACAGTAGCATTTTGTTTTAGAAGTCCTAAAGTCATCGCTTTCCCTAGGTATCCATAGCCTCCTGTTATTAATACATTTTTATCTTTTAAGTCAAACATTACTATCTATTTTAAAATCCAATTAGAAGGATTTATATATTTCTCATCATCTATAGAAAACTTTTCAAAATCTATATTCTTAAGGATTTCCAGATCAATTTTATTTAATTCTTCAACATTTTCCTTTAATTGATCCAGACTATTAACACCAATTACCAGTTTATCTACAAAACTATTTTTAATGATAAAGTATAGCGCTAAAAGAGTAGGTGAAACTCCATAATCATTAGCTGTTCGATGAAAGTCAACTATTTTTTCTTTTACAGGTGAAAAAAAAGGAGGAATATCATCCTCATTCATAAAAATTAATCCTTGAGAAAAAACAGACCTAACATGAACCTCAATATTCTTTTTATTTAAAATTTCTAAATAAGGAATGAATTTCTGATTAAAAATATTTATTGGAATTTGAATTAAATCAAATTTAACATTATCATTTAATAGAGTTAATAAATCATCTACTGAGTACAATGAGAACCCTATTTTTTGGACTAATCCTTCATTTTTCAAGCTCATCATTTCATCAAAACTCTGAGTATCATTTAAATATATACTAAAATTATGAAATAAA from Flavobacteriaceae bacterium UJ101 encodes:
- a CDS encoding hypothetical protein (KEGG: har:HEAR1122 UJ101; With NAD(+) or NADP(+) as acceptor); the protein is MSCYNDKIALGTVQFGINYGISNTHGKTNANEVNDILTFAKEVGINTLDTAYAYGDSEQVIGNIPISNDYKIITKYSGSKGVDKEFKDSIDRLKQRMIYGYLFHNFSIYLNDTQSFDEMMSLKNEGLVQKIGFSLYSVDDLLTLLNDNVKFDLIQIPINIFNQKFIPYLEILNKKNIEVHVRSVFSQGLIFMNEDDIPPFFSPVKEKIVDFHRTANDYGVSPTLLALYFIIKNSFVDKLVIGVNSLDQLKENVEELNKIDLEILKNIDFEKFSIDDEKYINPSNWILK
- a CDS encoding putative glycosyltransferase (Belongs to the glycosyltransferase group 1 family. Glycosyltransferase 4 subfamily.; KEGG: lsl:LSL_0989 UJ101; Hexosyltransferases), with the translated sequence MKIVYFIDRLSTPGGMERILSLKANYFAKVKKYEVYIITTDKENSTPFFPLNDKIKVFNLDIHLEEIAKQSNFLKKRLKIKELKKEYLEKATNLLNELKVDFAISLFNFDHDIVYKIKDQSKKIVEYHFSREGILIQTETAKFPKLTKFFFENFELKRYHKVFSKYDRAIFSTKRDLKSWNLNNAEYVYNPLTVSEEIETNDNYKQKTVIAVGKTNFIKAFEYLIEAWSYLKDDFPDWKLKIIGRRSKTDYLDPIVEKFDLKEQVKILPPTLKLKEEYLTSSIYALSSRYEGFGLVLTEAAWHGLALVSFDCPCGPSEIIQDGEDGLLANPQDAYDLSLKLRKVMEDDNLRKQMGQKAKENVKRFSQDIIMPKWDTIFKDLQEE
- a CDS encoding 3-oxoacyl-[acyl-carrier-protein] reductase (Catalyzes the NADPH-dependent reduction of beta- ketoacyl-ACP substrates to beta-hydroxyacyl-ACP products, the first reductive step in the elongation cycle of fatty acid biosynthesis; Belongs to the short-chain dehydrogenases/reductases (SDR) family.; KEGG: mta:Moth_0426 3-oxoacyl-(acyl-carrier protein) reductase) encodes the protein MFDLKDKNVLITGGYGYLGKAMTLGLLKQNATVIVLGRSKERFDDVFKNELDKPDFEKFDISSSSTTIKNIFLDIEKKYGKIDVLINNAFYAIAGGEMDDFDDDAFRIGIEGTLDSVHKCIKSIIPIFRKQGKGKIINIASMYGMVSPDFKVYKDNEMFLNPPQYGAAKAGVIQLTKYFASLLGRENICVNAISPGPFPSIEVQKSETFITNLSAKTLLGRIGSPEELQGVCVFLSSDSSNYVTGQNIAVDGGWTTT
- a CDS encoding methionyl-tRNA formyltransferase (Modifies the free amino group of the aminoacyl moiety of methionyl-tRNA(fMet). The formyl group appears to play a dual role in the initiator identity of N-formylmethionyl-tRNA by: (I) promoting its recognition by IF2 and (II) impairing its binding to EFTu-GTP (By similarity); Belongs to the Fmt family.; KEGG: nbv:T478_0187 methionyl-tRNA formyltransferase), yielding MKRKFAILSEKKWNKSLVEELSSDNIEWVFIREKKDFTYKNLVDSRIDKIFIPHWSYIIPEEIFANFECVVFHMTDLPFGRGGSPLQNLIDRGFKETKISALKVVKELDGGPIYLKKDLSLYGTAEEIFYRSNNLIKTMIKEIIEKDLNPIEQKGKIVEFKRRVANQSDITSFSDIERIYDYIRMLDAEGYPKAYIKTDNFKIEFTRASLKADQTIIADAKIIINQKKENE
- the neuB gene encoding N-acetylneuraminate synthase (Catalyzes the fifth step in the biosynthesis of pseudaminic acid, a sialic-acid-like sugar that is used to modify flagellin. Catalyzes the condensation of phosphoenolpyruvate with 2,4-diacetamido-2,4,6-trideoxy-beta-l-altropyranose, forming pseudaminic acid; Belongs to the pseudaminic acid synthase family; Contains 1 AFP-like domain.; KEGG: etr:ETAE_1207 N-acetylneuraminate synthase), which produces MSDKVFIIAELSANHGGDINIAKETIRAAKRAGADAIKMQTYTPDTMTLNSSKDDFIVQGGTIWDGKNLYELYEEASLPWEWHKELFDEAKREGLICFSTPFDLTAVDFLEDLDCPIYKIASFEITDIPLLKYVASKGKPVIISTGIADYNDIKLAVETCREEGCTDITLLKCTSSYPAPIEEANLMMIKQFGKDFNVKVGLSDHTLGSLIPVLSVAMGARVIEKHFILNKEIGGPDASFSMDEKEFTDMVEKVRQAESALGKVTYDLTSKQISGKRFSRSLYVSKNISKGDYISHDNVRSVRPGFGLPPKYLEVIIGKKVKKDLFLGDRLQKEDIDYDF
- the pseH gene encoding UDP-4-amino-4,6-dideoxy-N-acetyl-beta-L-altrosamine N-acetyltransferase (KEGG: meq:MSWHS_1970 UDP-4-amino-4,6-dideoxy-N-acetyl-beta-L-altrosamine N-acetyltransferase); translation: MLLIDRDKDYIIEDFTFKNYFKLSIEEKREVLKMRNDISVRNMMTNSDIISERDHFDFIEKLSKNDKNFYWTVNKKDQIIGAVYINKYDLESKEAFWGFFLNPELMGMGYGKKMLTATLKLFFEELGLKKIKAEVLKDNVKSLTLHYQFNFKVVKENSNNYELLLKI
- the exoO gene encoding putative glycosyltransferase (Belongs to the glycosyltransferase 2 family.; KEGG: mes:Meso_0647 succinoglycan biosynthesis protein ExoO; Glycosyltransferases); this translates as MISVLIANYNNGRYIEECINSILVQTYQDFEIYIVDDCSTDNSVDIINNLLVKDKRIRYSVNDKNEGIAFTRDRLLKEAKGEYVTFLDSDDAISQYALQLLYNKHLEFPEASIVHSPFYLCDENLENWKLSSYPKPIPEGESHMTCPGITPLVLFRKELYSQIDKIENVTAGEDTDLYFKLEELGKPICLDIPLYYYRRSHKNSLSSDVKKAAESSFLVIEKAIKRRKEKFPNTKYYTDWEFKMMKKRYDNLSFTQSITSGYLWFIIKNLYKQRKAILSDMKFIYHKYKI